Within Candidatus Hydrogenedentota bacterium, the genomic segment CCGCGTACACGGCCACGCGCAGGGGCGCCGGGTCGCCCGACTTGTCGGAAAACGCCCGGACGGAGAAGAAGACACGCCCCCCCGCCACCGCCGCCTGATGTCCGTACTCTGCGGGCGATGCGTCCGGCGGGAAGGAAACCACGCCGCCGTCGGCCCGCAACGTCACGGTCCGCCCGCTTTCCAGGGGGTTCCCAAAGGCGTCCTGGATCTCCTCCGTGCCGAAGTCCACCGGGCCGGGTGCCGTGGGCCGCGCGGTGAGGGTGTGCAGGGTCACGGGGCCGGCGGCCGGTCCCGCGCCGATCTCCAACGTCATCCCGCCGCGCACGAGACCGTCCAGCGACACGGCGGCCACCCGCGCAGCCCCGGCGACGGGCCCGCAGGACAACGAAAAGGCCAGGGACCCGGCGGAAGCGCCCACCTGCACACCGGGGGTGCCCGCGTCGGCGTCCGGAGACGTCACGGTCCCCAGGGTGGTTGAGACGGTGAACAGCGTGCCGTCGGGGGCGGGCTGGAGGTCGGGCATGAGCACCGGGCCGCCCTGCACAACGACGGCGGAGCCCGGGTTGCCCGCTGTGCCGCGCGCGGGCGTGGCCGCAAGCGGCACCGGGGGCGCGCCGGAATCCATGTCGCCAGCCCCGGGGACGGATGCCAGCAGGAAAAAGCCCGGCCTCGCGCAGCGGAACGTGAGCCGGTTGTCAGCCGTCTCGCGGGCGGTAACGGTGATCCCGTCGGCGCTGTACCCGCCGTCCTGACGGAAGGGCTGGAGAAGCGCCTCGTCGAGGCCCACGATTTCCGCCGAAGTGTAGGACACCGTGAACTCCGCCTCCGCCGTCTGCGCCGCCACGAAGTCGGGAATGGAGCTGTCAAACCGCCGCACCGCGCCGCTCTTGACCAGGCCGCCGGCGGGGGCCGCGGGATCGGGGTCCGCGACGGACACGATGTCCACGGTGCAGTTGCGTTCGCGGGAGCCGGTCCGCGCGCCGAAGGAATACAGGGCCAGGCGGTTGCCGTCGGCGTCCTCCGCCGCGCCGAGCAGGGTTCCGGCGGGGCTGCCGCCGTCCTCCGGGGGAATCTCCAGCGCGAGCACCGTGCTCTCTGGGCGGCCGGGGTCCGTCCCCGCCACCCGCGTCTCATACTCGTCCAGAATGCCGTCGCCGTCCGTGTCCACGTCCGGGGCCACATCGGCCGCGGCGTCTATCTCGGGCGTGATGCGGCCCAGCGTGCCGTCCGTCGCGCTGAGGAAGGCGGAAACGCGCAGGAAATGGAACCGGTCCACGCCCGCGGGGTTTCCGGCCCCGTCCGAGGGCACGGCCCAGGCGATGTCAAAGGCGTCGCCGCCGCCGCTGCGCGGGCTCAGACCGGCCGCATGCGGGTCGTCCGGGCGCACATGGTTGTCGAGATGTTTCGCCTGGGTGGGGGAGAGGTCGGCGTAGCCCCAGTCCCGTTCCGTGCCGTCGGTGTTCGGGTTGAGCACATTCCCCGCGAGGGCGGGGGAGGGGTTGGGGATACCCCCGGGCAGGACGGACGCCCCGTACCCCCGGGAACCGGGAAGGACATACCACGGGTCGTCCGGGAGGCCGTTTCCGTTCACGTCCTCGCTGATCTCCACGAGGCCCGGCTCCGCCCAGCGGCGCAGGGGATTGCCGCCGACCCAGGCGCTGTTGCCGTAGACGATGAAATCCATGCCGAAGGGGTTCAGGGGATCGTCGGTGACGGGGGTGCTGAACTTTAGCAGCAGGTAACTGCCCGGTGAGGCGCCGGGAACGCCGACGGAATGGAGGCTGCTGTTGTTGGGTGCCAGGGTGCCGCCCCCCACGGGCTCGCCGAGGGTTTTCTCCGGCGTGTCAAACCCCGTGTTGGGCTGGATCGCGTTGTAAGACACCACGGCGTCCGCCCAGGGGTCTTCGGCGGCCGCAAGTGCCGGAACGGACAGCGCGGCCAGGAGAAGGCGGATCGCCGCGCGTCCGCGATGTTGGTGCCTTTGGAACACCCGACAGATCATCGTCTTTCCCTCGAAAGCGCAGACCGGCGGGTCACGGGGACACGCCGCCGCCGTCTGTCGGCAGGTCTTCGGGCTTGCAGGCGCGGCCGGTGTGGCCTCCTACTTGGCGCCGCTTCCCAGTCCCCATACGGCGGGGGCCAGTGCTTTCTCACGCGCCGTTCGTTCCTGTTTACCGCTGCGGGGCAGCCCCGGAATCGCACCGGGTTCCCTCTTCGCGTCCGCGGGCAAATGCCCGCGCACGAACCGACGGGACTATCCTAGCAGAAGCCGCCGGGGTTGTCAAAACCCCTGGTGGAGGGGGCGTGTCCGCAGAGGGCGCGGATGCGCGCAGATTGGGGAGTGCCCCGCGTTGTTGGAAATAGGGCTGCATCCCGAATCGCCGGATAAGGAATGGCCGTTGATTCATCTGAGAGAAAACGGGTCTTGCAAATACATGCGGGATGGATCCGGGGTGGCGAACACACCCGTTCACCTGCGGAATGCGGAAGAATTGGGGCGTTCTGCCACGAGTTTGCTTCACTTCGTTCGCAATGACGCGGAAAAGCACGTCATTGCGAACGAAGTGAAGCAAACTCGTGCCCGCCACGGCTCCGGCCCGCGCCCGTCTTATCCGGCGACCAGGCTGCATGCACCCGGCGATAGGGCTGGGACGGATTGTGATAGACTTTTGGTGTGGGAAGAGTCCGGACAAAACGCAATGTGCGATGTGGTTGACATTGTTGCCTTCACCATGGAGACCGTGCAGCTCGCGCGGGACAGGGTGGCATCATCCTGGATCAGGTGGGTGGTCTACGCGGGGGTTGCGGCGGTGGTCGTCTTGGCCGCCGCGGAACTCTGGGGATGGCTTTAGCCGGTTGTCAATCCGCGGCGGGAGGGAATCAGAATGAGACAGCGGAATAACGGACGGGCGGTATGGTGTGTGGGGGCTGTTGTTGTCCTCCTGGCGACGGTGGCCGCAGGCGAGGCCGCCACCGGAGGCTGGAAGGCGAAGCTGCTCAAGGTGACGGACAAATACTATTTTGGCGAAAAGCCGAAAGCGCCGGCGGGGCCGAAGCTGCCCTGCCACGATTCTCCTCCCAAGCCCCAATTGGAAGACGTGGTGGATATGGAGGACTGGATTACCTTCTTGTCGAGAACCCAGCCCTTTCCCGACGAGGAGCTCACCTACGACTCGCTGGCGGCCCGCATTCTCCCCGAGTACGGAAGTCTTACCGCATTCCTGGCGTCGCTTATGGTCGAAGTGGAAAACGAGGGCACTTCCAAGCAGCTAAGCACGCGCGCGCATGCGCTGATCACCTTGTATGAGAAGCTTCCAGACGCCCCGGAGCACAAGGAGGATGACGCCATCCTTCTCGTGACGCTGTTCAGAATCTATGACCGGCGTGTGCGGATGGATTCGTCATTTCTTGCCGTTGGCTTCTATAACTTCTACAACCGGATTTACGCGGCCATGGAGACAAAGCGCTTTCCCGCGGGCATGAGCGAGGAAGACTTGCGCGTGATCAAGGCAGCCTTGGAGGGGATTGACGAGCGGGCTTATTGGCGTCAAATCGTGGATTTTCGCGCGGAGGAGTATGAACGCTCCATGGACCTCGCGAAACAGGGGCGCTACGAGGAGATCCCCGTGGACTTCCGTTCCCCGCAACCGAGGTCGTGGTACGCTGCACCTGTCCGCTTCTACGAGGGCTGGCGGACGGTCCGGATATTCAACCAAATGAAAGATGCTTACGGGAACAGCTACGCGGACTTCGTGGAAAGGAAAGGTTTTCCACACTGGGAAGATACAAAGCGATGGCTTCCTGCAACCGTGTTGTCATGTTTCCTGCTGTACCGTGACCTCCTGGCGCGGTCTGAGTCTCTGAATAATGTGCTTCTTGCAGCAATGGACGCCGAACTGGCACTGCGTGCGGGAAAGTCCGTCGAGGAGGCCACCGCACTCGTTGCCGTCTACCAAGATGGCGGCCTTGGAGACCCTGTGCGGCTAAAACAGGACGGGGATAAGAACGTCATCATGTGGCGGTTCACGGACGGATATGGCCGCTACCACGACACAGAAACGTATTCATGGCCTGCGCGGTGAGGTGGTGAGGCCTTTGTCCGATTGAACGCTTCTGCCAGGAAAATGGATACTCGAAAACCGTTTTCCGTCAGGCGGTTCGGCGGAGACTCAAGGTGCCCAGGAGCGCCGCGCTCAGCAGGGTGATGAGCCAGGAACCCAGGCGGTCGGTCCAGGGGAGGGCTTTGGCGTCGCCGTTGCACCCCTGGCAGCCCTGGCACCCGCCGGGCGGCGGGTCGGTGCCGTCCCCTTCGCCCTCGCCTTCCGGGCTTCCGGCGCCGCCGCTGATGACGCGCAGGCGCAGCGCGCCCCCCTCAAATTCAACGCCCCCCTCAAACCCGTCGGGGGCGTTGATGAAGGTGACGCTTGTGAAGGTTCTTGAAACGGCCCCCTGGAACGCAACAAGGTCCAGCAACTGGCCGTCCTCAAGGGGAATTCCGGGGGGCAGTGTGATCACCAGCGCGCCCAGCAACGAGGCGTCGCCGGTCACCAGCAGGGCCGTGCCCGCCCCGGCTTCGACCTCCAGGACGCCCCCGGCGGCCAGGTTCAAGTTTCCGTTGAGCACGGCCGGGCCGGCTTTCTGATTCGCCGCAGCGGGAGCGGGTTGGGCGTCTTTCACGAAGGGGCGCTCGATGGACAGGCTGTTCTCCACGCGAAGACGGCCGGTGACCACCACGGAGCCCGAGGTGACCGCGGCGCCGCCGCCGGCGATTAAGAGCCCCTTCGGCCCGATGATGAGAGCCGTGGCCGCGCCCATTGCAG encodes:
- a CDS encoding type II secretion system protein; amino-acid sequence: MICRVFQRHQHRGRAAIRLLLAALSVPALAAAEDPWADAVVSYNAIQPNTGFDTPEKTLGEPVGGGTLAPNNSSLHSVGVPGASPGSYLLLKFSTPVTDDPLNPFGMDFIVYGNSAWVGGNPLRRWAEPGLVEISEDVNGNGLPDDPWYVLPGSRGYGASVLPGGIPNPSPALAGNVLNPNTDGTERDWGYADLSPTQAKHLDNHVRPDDPHAAGLSPRSGGGDAFDIAWAVPSDGAGNPAGVDRFHFLRVSAFLSATDGTLGRITPEIDAAADVAPDVDTDGDGILDEYETRVAGTDPGRPESTVLALEIPPEDGGSPAGTLLGAAEDADGNRLALYSFGARTGSRERNCTVDIVSVADPDPAAPAGGLVKSGAVRRFDSSIPDFVAAQTAEAEFTVSYTSAEIVGLDEALLQPFRQDGGYSADGITVTARETADNRLTFRCARPGFFLLASVPGAGDMDSGAPPVPLAATPARGTAGNPGSAVVVQGGPVLMPDLQPAPDGTLFTVSTTLGTVTSPDADAGTPGVQVGASAGSLAFSLSCGPVAGAARVAAVSLDGLVRGGMTLEIGAGPAAGPVTLHTLTARPTAPGPVDFGTEEIQDAFGNPLESGRTVTLRADGGVVSFPPDASPAEYGHQAAVAGGRVFFSVRAFSDKSGDPAPLRVAVYADPDETELLAEVLLSLEVVQMPAPGALAAAVALAAAGLCRLGGRRTRRARAGFTLIELLVVIAIISVLAAILLPALSRARAQGRSVQCVNNLRQLYLANTMYASEHKGHYVPAAADMYDFLLPGGDPDHFGGRLRWHGKRETPNPETAFDFKQGPLFEYLPDGRVKECPEFFEFTKFGDSADAFEGGTGGYGYNMAYVGSRLSMDDDPVAACRLGMRDGDIKNPAQTVMFADAGIPLNGRIVEYGFLEPPLAVSPENPRGDPDAGYMSPTMHFRHYGRINVVWCDGHITSERWEWAPEENVYGERNSRWMVGWFGPKNNLYFDHVLKDTYAEAK